Part of the Kitasatospora sp. NBC_00374 genome is shown below.
CGGCTGATGAGCCAGGCCCTGCGCAAGATCGCCGGTGCGCTGAACCAGTCGAACACCACCGCCGTGTTCATCAACCAGCTGCGCGAGAAGATCGGCGTGATGTTCGGTTCGCCGGAGACCACGACCGGTGGCCGCGCGCTGAAGTTCTACGCCTCCGTCCGGCTGGACATCCGCCGGATCGAGACCCTGAAGGACGGCACCGAGGCGGTCGGCAACCGCACCCGCGTCAAGGTCGTCAAGAACAAGGTCGCCTCGCCGTTCAAGCAGGCCGAGTTCGACATCCTCTACGGCGTCGGCATCAGCCGCGAGGGCGGCCTGATCGACATGGGCGTCGAGCACGGCTTCATCCGCAAGTCCGGCGCCTGGTACACCTACGAGGGCGACCAGCTCGGCCAGGGCAAGGAGAACGCGCGCAACTTCCTGCGGGACAACCCGCAGCTGGCCGACGAGATCGAGGCCAAGATCAAGGGCAAGCTCGGCATCGGCCCGAAGGTCGAGGCTCCGGCCGATGCGGCGGACGCGCCCGCCGCTGCCGTCGAGGCCCCCGCCGCCGCACCGGCCAAGACCGCGGCGGCGAAGAAGACGGCGGCGGCCAAGGCCTGAGTCGTTGATGCACCACCCCGACCAGTCACCGGGCCGCTCCGAGGAGCCCGGTGACTGGGGACCGCCCGACTGGTTCGCCGCCGTCGCGGAGCCGGAGCCGGAGCCCGGGCGGGCTGTGACGCCCGGGTCGGCCGCACTGCCGGAGCCGGTGCTGGACCTCTCGGAGTTGATGCCCGCCTCGCAGCTGCCCGGCGGGCGTCGGCGTCGGCGCAGCGCGGTCGCCGACGAGACCGCCGGTCCGGCCGGCGCCCCCGTGGAGCCGACCGCCGAGTCCTTCGCCGGACCGTCCGCGGGGCCCGGTGCGCGTGAGCGCCGGCAGCGGCGGGACGGGCCGTCGGCCGCCGAGCCGGCGGAGTCCGCCGATCCGGAGACCAGGGCGCGGGACATCTGCCTGCGGTTGCTGACCGGTGCGGCGAAGACCCGGAAGCAGTTGGGCGACGCCCTGCGGCGGCGGGAGATCCCGGAGGAGATCGCCGAGCAGGTGCTCGACCGCTTCGAGGAGGTCGGGCTGATCGACGACGGCGCCTTCGCCGAGGCCTGGGTGGAGTCGCGGCAGGGCCGCCGCGGACGACGGGCGCTGACCCAGGAGCTCAGGACCAGGGGAGTCTCGGGCGATCTGGTCGAACAGGCCGTGGCCCAGGTGGACTCCGAGGACGAGACCGACTCCGCGCGGGCGCTGGTCGACCGCAGGCTGCGGAGCACCAGGGGTGTGGAGCGGCAGGCCCGGATCAGGCGGCTGGTCGCGATGCTGGCCCGGCGCGGTTACCCGGAGGGGCTGGCCTTCCGGGTCGTCCTGGCGGCGCTGGCCGACGAGGGCGGCCAGGACGAGGACTCCTCGGACGGCGGCGACTGGTGACGGCGCCGCCTTGCCGCCGTTGCCGCCGACCGGGCCTGTTCATCGGGCCCCGGGTTCCGCCGACCGCGCTGTGGCTGACGGCGCGTCCGGTCCATCGACGTCAATTCTCGATCGCATCTTGACCGTTTCGTAACCTGCGCCTAGCCTCGCAAGCAGCGAGGCGGTCTCTCCGATCATGTCGACGGCGCGCGGGGCGCGAGGTCGGCCGAAGGCGGTTCCCTCGCCGCCGCCACGGCAGAGTGTGCGCAGGGACGGGGGAGTGAGTCGGATGACGATCGCGACTGAAGCCGGTTCGGGGCCCGTTCTGCTGGGAGCCGGTCTGGTGCTGGCCCTGGCGCTGTGCCTGGTGCTCGTCGCCGGCTGGATGATGCTCCGTCAGCGCCGGACGGAGCTGGACCGGCGCGAGGAGCGCCTGGCCGCCGAGCTCGGGCGGCTGCACCTCCAGGAGGACGAACTCGCCACGCGCTCGGCCGAGCTGGTGGTCGCCGAGGCCGAGCTGCGGGAGCTGGAGGCCGGTCACCGGCAGGCGCTGGAGCGGGTCACCGGGCTGACGGCGGCCCAGGCGCGGGCGGAGATCGTCCGGGAGGTGGAGACCGAGGCCAGACGTGAGGCCGCGGTGACGGTGCGGGAGCTGGAGCGGGCGGCCAGGGCCGAAGGGGAACTGCGGGCGCGGGAGATCATCGCGGTCTCGGTCCAGCGGCTGGCCACCGAGCAGACCGCCGAGTCGGTCACCACGGTCTTCCCGCTGCCCAACGAGGACATGAAGGGCCGGATCATCGGCCGTGAAGGGCGCAACATCCGCGCGTTCGAGGCGGTCACCGGCGTCAACCTGGTGGTGGACGACACCCCGGGGGTGGTCCAGCTCTCCTGTTTCGACCCGGTCCGCAGGGAGGCCGCGCGGCTGACCCTGGAGGCGCTCGTCGGGGACGGCCGGATCCAGCCGGCCCGGATCGAGGAGGTCCACGAGCGGAGCCGGGCCGAGGTGGAGCGGCTGTGCGTGCGCGCCGGGGAGGACGCGCTGCTGGCCGTGCGGGTCGGCGAGATGGCCCCGGAGCTGGTCCGCGCCCTCGGAACGCTGCGCTACCGGACCTCGTACGGGCAGAACGTGCTCGGCCACCTGGTGGAGTCGGCGCACCTGGCCGGGATGATGGCGGCCGAGCTGGGGGTGCAGCCGGAGCCGGTGCGGCGCGCCGCGCTGCTGCACGACATCGGGAAGGCGCTCAGCCACGAGGTGGCCGGGAGCCACGCCGCGGTCGGGGCCGAGTTCGCGCGGCGGCACGGGGAGCCGCCGGAGGTGGTGCACGCGATCGAGGCGCACCACGGCGAGGTCGAGCCGGGCACGGTCGAGGCGGTGCTGGTGCAGGCGGCGGACGCGTGCTCGGGTGGGCGGCCGGGGGCCCGACGGGAGTCGGTGGAGACGTATGTGCGCCGGCTGGAGCGGCTGGAGGAGATCGCTCGCGGGTACGACGGGGTGTCGAAGGTGTTCGCGATGCAGGCGGGGCGCGAGGTGCGGGTGATGGTCCAGCCCGAGCTGGTGGACGACCGGCGGGCCCAGGTGATCGCGCGGGAGGTGGCCCGGCGGGTGCGGGAGGAGCTGACGTACCCGGGGCAGATTCGGATCACGGTGGTGCGGGAGAGCCGGGCGACGGAGTTCGCGCGCTGACGGCGCGGTGACGGGGGTGGGATGCCGGCTGACGGAGTTCGGAGTCGGTCAGCCGGCATCGGGAGTCCGACGCCTGCCGTCGGTCAGCTGTCCGCGCTCGCCAGCGCGCCCGGCCCGCCCCCGCGCGCGCCGTCGGCGAGCGCCAGCAGCGCGTCCGCCCGGCAGCCCTGGGTGGTGCCGACCAGGTGTCCGTCCGGCCGGATCAGCAGCACCGTGTGCGGGTCGGCACCCGGGTACTCCTCGGTGACCAGCACCTCCGCCGGCACCGGCAGCGCCGTCGCGACCTCCGCCAGCCGGGGCATCAACCCGGCCCCGAGCCAGTGCTGCGAGGCCCAGACGGCCGTCCCGGGCGCCACCAGCAGCAACAGGAACCCGCCGCCGAGGTGGGAGCGCAGCTGATCGGTGGCGCCCTCCGTGGTGACCACCGGTACGTCCGGCACCAGCACCCCGGGCGCGGTGGCGGGCAGGCTCTCGGTGAGCGAGGTGCCCCGCCCGGGCCCCCGCTGCACCGGCACCCGGCCGGGCACCCCCGAGGGGGCGGCCGGGTACGCGGGCGCGCCGCCGAACCGTCCGGTGCCGAGCTGACCGTCCGCCAGCAGGGGTGCGTGCTTGCGGAACGAACCGGTCAGCAGTGACCGCCGGGTCTGCTGCCAGCCGCGCAGCGGGCGCAGCAGCGGCATCGACTGGTCGACGGCCCGCAGCCGGGCGCCGACCGCGCCGCGCCGCTCGGTCTCGTAGCCGTCCAGCAGCGAGCCGCCGGGCTGCGGTCCGCCGGAGTGCAGGTGCCAGGCGAGCGCGAGTCGCCAGGCGAGGTTGTCGGCGTCGCGCAGGCCGTCCGCGAGGTTCTGCATGCCGAGGGCCCCGTGCAGGTGGGCGGCGTCGCCGGCGAGGAAGCAGCGGCCGGAGCGGAAGCGTGCGGCCAGGCGCTGCTGGGCGGTGTGGTCGGCGGCGGCGAGCAGCTCGTACGTGGGCAGTTCACCGCCGCACCAGCCGGTGAGGGTGGCCTTGACCCGGGTGAGCAGGGTGTCGCCGGTGACGATGCCGGGCCAGGTGGCGTGCGGGTCGATGGGCTCGCTGGGCTGCGGGCGGCCGGGTGGCAGTCGCCAGTCGAGGCGCCAGAGGCCGTCCGGGAGCGGGCGGGCGCAGGCCTCGCGGTCGCCCCGCCACGGGGGCTCGCGGTGCAGCCGGGCCTCGCCGTGGAACGGGAGGTCGACCCGGACGGTGGCCATCGCGTGCCGGTCGACGGCGGGGCGGCCGGGGAAGCGGATCTTGAGCAGCCGGCGGACGGTGGAGCGCGCGCCGTCGCAGCCGACCAGGTGGCTGCCGCGCCACCAGGTCCGGCTGCCGTCCTGGGTGTGCTCGGTC
Proteins encoded:
- the recA gene encoding recombinase RecA, whose translation is MAATDREKALETALAQIERQFGKGSVMRLGDQARSPIDVIPTGSTALDVALGVGGIPRGRVVEIYGPESSGKTTLTLHLAANAQRLGGTVAFVDAEHALDPEYARKLGVDTDALLVSQPDTGEQALEITDMLIRSGAIDLVIIDSVAALVPRAEIEGEMGDSHVGLQARLMSQALRKIAGALNQSNTTAVFINQLREKIGVMFGSPETTTGGRALKFYASVRLDIRRIETLKDGTEAVGNRTRVKVVKNKVASPFKQAEFDILYGVGISREGGLIDMGVEHGFIRKSGAWYTYEGDQLGQGKENARNFLRDNPQLADEIEAKIKGKLGIGPKVEAPADAADAPAAAVEAPAAAPAKTAAAKKTAAAKA
- a CDS encoding RecX family transcriptional regulator, whose protein sequence is MHHPDQSPGRSEEPGDWGPPDWFAAVAEPEPEPGRAVTPGSAALPEPVLDLSELMPASQLPGGRRRRRSAVADETAGPAGAPVEPTAESFAGPSAGPGARERRQRRDGPSAAEPAESADPETRARDICLRLLTGAAKTRKQLGDALRRREIPEEIAEQVLDRFEEVGLIDDGAFAEAWVESRQGRRGRRALTQELRTRGVSGDLVEQAVAQVDSEDETDSARALVDRRLRSTRGVERQARIRRLVAMLARRGYPEGLAFRVVLAALADEGGQDEDSSDGGDW
- the rny gene encoding ribonuclease Y, producing the protein MTIATEAGSGPVLLGAGLVLALALCLVLVAGWMMLRQRRTELDRREERLAAELGRLHLQEDELATRSAELVVAEAELRELEAGHRQALERVTGLTAAQARAEIVREVETEARREAAVTVRELERAARAEGELRAREIIAVSVQRLATEQTAESVTTVFPLPNEDMKGRIIGREGRNIRAFEAVTGVNLVVDDTPGVVQLSCFDPVRREAARLTLEALVGDGRIQPARIEEVHERSRAEVERLCVRAGEDALLAVRVGEMAPELVRALGTLRYRTSYGQNVLGHLVESAHLAGMMAAELGVQPEPVRRAALLHDIGKALSHEVAGSHAAVGAEFARRHGEPPEVVHAIEAHHGEVEPGTVEAVLVQAADACSGGRPGARRESVETYVRRLERLEEIARGYDGVSKVFAMQAGREVRVMVQPELVDDRRAQVIAREVARRVREELTYPGQIRITVVRESRATEFAR
- a CDS encoding FAD-dependent monooxygenase; translation: MDPVIVVGAGPVGLALALALARNEVPSIVLDEGAGLCPESPRTVVLGSDTTSFLTRLGYTRAESDAARWDAFTIWRRRTEVLRLPLDGSPVLHLAQHRLQRGLRDAVTATPLIQLVPLSRVVELEQDRDGVSVRTEHTQDGSRTWWRGSHLVGCDGARSTVRRLLKIRFPGRPAVDRHAMATVRVDLPFHGEARLHREPPWRGDREACARPLPDGLWRLDWRLPPGRPQPSEPIDPHATWPGIVTGDTLLTRVKATLTGWCGGELPTYELLAAADHTAQQRLAARFRSGRCFLAGDAAHLHGALGMQNLADGLRDADNLAWRLALAWHLHSGGPQPGGSLLDGYETERRGAVGARLRAVDQSMPLLRPLRGWQQTRRSLLTGSFRKHAPLLADGQLGTGRFGGAPAYPAAPSGVPGRVPVQRGPGRGTSLTESLPATAPGVLVPDVPVVTTEGATDQLRSHLGGGFLLLLVAPGTAVWASQHWLGAGLMPRLAEVATALPVPAEVLVTEEYPGADPHTVLLIRPDGHLVGTTQGCRADALLALADGARGGGPGALASADS